The following nucleotide sequence is from Coffea eugenioides isolate CCC68of chromosome 10, Ceug_1.0, whole genome shotgun sequence.
AAACAACAAATTATGTTTGATGTTCCTTTAGCAGTAAACCTTGGCCGCATGGGTAAAGGTGAAGCATGGATCAATGGCCAGAGTTAATGTAGGTATTGGGTCTCATTCCTTGCAGCTGATAGCTCTCCATACCAGACCTGGTATTTTGTTACTATATATCTTTATACTTATCTTTAAACTTTAAAGCTATTTCTGTGTACTGATCTAGATTAGAAGGAAATATAGACACAAAATGTTGTTGCACCAACTGCAAAAGCCTCCGCAATACTAAAGTAATGCAAATCATGGGATTCAATTTCAtcttcccaaaaaaaataaaaataataataactgTGTATTGCACTCCGCAATGTAGGGAACTTAAATAAGTAGTATAGTGCACCCAAAAAGTTTTACTAAGATGTCAAAAAGGGAAAGTTTTGTGGCTACATTTAACATTTTTTGAGATGCATAAAGAGCAAAAACTTATCTAAGAgtgtaaaacatgaaaggtTTGAATAATTGTAATCTCATTCATTACCTTTAGGGAATCTTTCAGTGCTTTGAACATTTACCATGAACCAATTTGATCATCACATATGCTAATCAAATTAGCAAGAAGTCTCTATTGCTATTATCTCTGATGTTGAATAATATGCACTATCAATGAAAACATACGGAAAAAACCCACACCACTTTGTAGAACTTGTAATCATTTCCTCAAGAGTAAATATTTAAACACAACATTTAGTCGAATTGGGTAATTAGGAGGATGATTATCagtccctcaaattggaacaTCAGTGTAAAAATTGAAACTTAAAATAGCATATCAGTCATTAGAGGAACAATGTTTATATGAAGTAGATGCTTAAAGAATACTTGTCGCGAGTTGTTCTTGGGTAATCATCAATCTCAGTCCAATAATAATACTCTTCAAATAGAATCTACCTCTCCTTCAGATGTGATAGCTGTAGAATCTAATAGATACCAACAGAGTGTTTTGAACAGACAGATATGGTGCTACTCTTGCCTCGCTGTTGCTACATTACCTGCAATAGAACAATGAGGATAAATCCTGTCAGAAACGTTTGATGCTTTTTAGTGGCTTACCCTACAAAGAACTAGTGACTAGCAATATCAGTGCCACAGTTATGtaacattttattttcattcatAATAGCTTAACTCTTCTTTTAGGAAAAGTGTCTTCCAAGTATTCTTTATGGTCCTTATCTTTTTCTTAACCGCACAATAAAGATGAAgagcaacaaaagaaattcACAGATGCTGCATCTCCAAATGCACATACATGCAGAGTGAAAAAAAATCATGCTTGATGAGCAGTTCAGCAGAAAACAAACAAGAAAGTCACCTTTGTAccaaaaaacagaaagaaaagaaacaattgatCAGAAGAATAACGCACTAAAGAGAAACAACAGTAGCCGAAAGATAGGAAATTGTGCCTCCAATTACTGCTACAATATCTGCAATTAAAAATCTCAGACTATCATACAGCAAACAGGTCTCCAGATTCCATCTGTTTGACATTCACTTCAGCTAATTTTGCACATGCAGGAAATTGTTTCCTTGAAGAATAACTCCACCCCttatgaataaaaaaaatgaagaacaatatTTTCATTTCCATCCATACTTCTACTTCTGGCATTGTGCGccccctttttcctttcttttgacTTGGCAGGCTTAACTTTTTCAGCATCGCAAAACCTTGAAGGCAGGATTGCTTTCTGTGAAGGTAACTCAGCAATAAAAAGTAGAGTTTGGGCCCAGCCAGCATATTTCCCATATTTGCACACAAAAGCATCTGCCACGCGGCTGCAAAGTTTTGGTGTAAAACGGGTGCCTGAAAGCTCAGGGATGAGGTATTGCGTTGCAATCTTTCTCAACCCATATTAGAAGGATATTCTAGTTAGCAGTTTATAGAAATCAAAATCTTAAGAAATAGAGGTAAAATGCATGCCATATGTATACCAATAAGGTAAGTTCTATATATGACCAGGTAATCTTCGTTGGGTGTATCACTTTCATAAGATGCAACACCTTTTTCCATGCAGAAGAATAAAAGTAAATTGACAAGGTGTAATGCCATACAACCTTGAGTCCATTTTCTAGTATTTTTTCTACAACAGTAATAACCTGCCCTTTCCTTGTTTTAGCTAAACAATTTATTACCCTGAGAACAGCAAGAGCTTTTACCAAACTATCAACTAGGATTTTTACTTCCTCAATGcctctttctatttttttttttttccttttttatcctGGTTTGGAGTTGGAGGGGAGGGTGTTGGGAGTGTTCCACCTTTAATATCTCTGAAATACATTCAAGCGAAAATCAGCCAAGAATCAGTTCAAAGAAAAGTTATGTACTTGAGCAGTGACCGGTATCTATAAACTGGAGTCAAAAACCTCAAAAATGTTTACTATAGGTTACAAGAAAGGTGGGATAATACATAAGCTTTTCTCCTTGTCAAACAAGCCTCTGAGGACTGGAGAACATCAAATGTCAAAGATCCTCATCATAGCAGTTTATTATGGGAAATGTACATCTTCAAAGATCAATTTTCAGGGGCTAACCTGCCACACATGCGTATCAACAGGAATAGCATGGTGTTGATCTAGAGAGAAGAGTGCTATGCAGGCAGCCACCTTGGGACCAACTCCAGGTAACGAAGCAAGAGCATCAACAGCCTCTTCAAGATTTAGTTTACGAAGAGCAGCAAGCCATTGCAGACCACCGCTGGGTTTTGATTGCAAAGCCTCTACGGTACCTATAATGTACTTTGCCCTATTCAtgttttgacaatgaaaatatGGTTAAATATCTGCAGCATTTGAAATAAaagatcaaatgtacaaagATTCAAGTACCTTCAATAAAGTATAATCCTGCAAATAAAGTAGTAGTAGGAGAATGATTTGCATGACCTTGGAGAACATTTTATTTGATTGAGATTATTCAGAAAAATAAGAAGACTTGGGTTGGCAGATATTAGATGTAACTATCTTCTTGCAAGGGACTAGCTTCCTAACTGCAGAGTTTATTATTGTCTCCCAATGTATGTTTTCTCATTAATAATATATGCTTAAGATGTTTGTCATATAAATGTTTCCAGAGCATGACCATTTATCTCTTTAAAGGATAGAAGTTTCTTTTTGTTAGTGGAGTTGATTTGGGAATTTATGGAATTCTCCACCTCAAATTTTAATTTAGTGCAGAACTTGAGAATTTATTAGAGATTCATGAATCATGTAAGAGCTTCCTTATCAGGCAAGGGACGTAACTTCTAAACCTGCCCCTAACTGCAATAGCTGCCCATCACTTGGTTTGTTAGGTCACTAGATTAAGATACTTATTGACTAAAAGCAGCATCTGTGAATTCCTTAACCTAGGTAAATAAACATTTACTACGTGGATATTTGATATCAAAGAGAGTAAAGCTTGCTACAATTGTCATCTAAGTGCAAGCTTGGAGAGAGTTTGAGAAAGAGAAGATTTAGAAAATTAACACACAAGAATACAGTTCAGGTAAAGCATGATCTGATGAGTGTACAAAAGAATCCAGCATGTTAGCataaggaagaaagaaaaatttttcaaatcttgtTTACTTTGTGTGGACAGGTAACTTTGACATTCCAGGATAAAAAACTACATCATAGAAAGATTCTGATCCTTAATGCTGGCATCATGCTATACTCTTTACTATGCATAATCTGATTGATTCAACAAAAAAACTAAGAAGTCTAAACtaattaatccttctttttaaaTGCTAAAATAGCTAAAATCAAGTTGTTATAGGTAAGATACTCTGTTTAATCAGGACAAAGTCAACCCATATTTAAGCGAACCTTAAAATCATTTAGTAATTTGTGCATATCTATGAAATTAAAATTGCGCAAAACTACATTTAGCCATCACTAAACTATCTACAACAGATTAAGCTAAACCACAATCAGACCAAAGACCTTTTCAGAGAGATGGGGCTCCCTAACTGGTACAGGTAGAACAAACTTCAGTTAAACCAGTCAGTAAGATCATCCCTTTTCCACTGATAAATTCACAAGGTCTGCCTTCCATAGCAAATTAAAACTGTCATACTCGCTAACTTTTGAATCTGCTGTCAAATCCCGGACTAGTGAATTGCAATTCTATTGTACCGTAATTGGTCCATTAATCTTTGCGGCGTTTTATAAGCGAGCCGGATTATAAGATGTactaagaaaaagagaaaattgaacCCAGACACATCCTTTCCTGACAACCTAAGCCTACTACCGGATCCCTGTTCCCATTTGCATCACTAAGACAAATCAGCTTACACTTTACAGAAAAAATAGCTAAGAATAAAGAATTTAACTGACCACAACCACGTATAAAATCAATTTATCCTTATTTTTGTAGCATGTTTCTATGTTTCTGTCATACTCATCATTACTACTACAATTTTTTTCAAGCCATCCAGGAAATTAGATTCTTGCAAAGATTAGCAGATCGTTCATTGATTACTTTGACTGACTCCATATTTTTCACATTTATTCCTATTTCACTTCCAACTTTAGATTTGCTTATGTTTTCACATTCACTCCTATACACATCAAAATTTAGATTTGCTTTTTAGGCTATAATGCCTATCTTATCAACCAACATTCATGGAGCCTTTTGCCTCAGCTCCACTAATTTCCCCCATAACATAATCACAATTCTCATACAGGGGTTCAGACTAAAACAAGAAATTGCCACTTGATGCCAAATACAAAAAGAGCAATTCAATCACCATTAAAAGCACACATATGCTGGCTTCAATTGCACAATTAGTACTCAGAAGTCCCAAAATTTCTCTACTGAACAAATCAATTTCTAATTCTAATCGtacaataaaatgaaaaatcttACATTTTGCAGAAGGTTACAGTATAAATAACAGAATATGATCCAAGAATCCAACCTGTAGCCAAAACCGGCCTCTCTGAGCTCTGTTTCAGAAACCATAGCCAACCGATTAATCTCCGGAAACTCGTGAAAATCATACCCTCCAACATTCCCCAAATACTTCCCCAAAGAAGACAAAAAATTAACCATTTTAGTAATCCTCCCAATATTATTATTCGATGAACAAAGAAACTGAATTAAACACTCAAGAGGTTCCTGTCTAAGCACTCTGGCTCCCTCCAAATAGCTTGCCAGCGCACAAAACCGCAAATCAGACACCTTAAATTCCTCCCAAATTTCAGACAAAGAAATCCCCAAATTCAGAAAGTCAAAAAGCGCCAATCTTGCACTTTCCTCACACTCTGTATGATGAAAATGGTAACCCACATCACCATTCTCAAGCTGCTTCAGTGACACCAAGTGGGGCCCAATAACACCTGTGTATTGAAGTGGGCCAGTTTCTTTCCACCTGAATGTTTGGCCTGTGGGGAAAGTAAGAGGTAAATAAAGCTCTGATTTTCCAATACTCAATGGTACCCATTCCCCGCTGGCTTTTGTGGTGATTGCAGGGGAATTCTTGAGTATGTTTTTGGGTTTTTTGGAAGCGAATATGGAGTTCAGTTTGACGGGGAAATGGGGAGATTGATGTGGAGATGATGGAGGGGTTGATGATGCAGGTTGGCTTGATGTTTTTCTCTTCATAATTCGGAGTTTTGTTAGTGATGCCACAAATTGATTGCTTTGAAGCATTGTTTTGAAGCTGAAGAGAAGGGGAAAAGATGTCAAGGTGCCATTTGGCTAGCATATTTTCAGGGTTAATAACACTTTACCACCCTGAACTTAGTGAGTAGTCACACTTTACCCCTCCAATCTTAAATGTGTGCACTTTACCGCCCTATGAAAACTAGTCAAGGTTagaaatattgaaaaaaaaaaagtgagtgCAATAGCATTATTGCCCTTTTATTTATGAAATTATCTATAACTCATTGTTATTTATTTCCTCTCATTGTTAAAAAGTATGCATCTTCTCTATCTTATCAACTATATAACAATACTTGAAAAAAGCTAAAAAAAGTTTATATTTAGTTTAGATCCTTAAGattttttatgttggattaATATTCACTTTTATATATGTTTTGTTCAATTTATTATACTTaagtcaaataaaaataataaataacacaatattaaaataaacatataattaccaaatttcttttccaaaaaaagGTAA
It contains:
- the LOC113749193 gene encoding N-glycosylase/DNA lyase OGG1, giving the protein MKRKTSSQPASSTPPSSPHQSPHFPVKLNSIFASKKPKNILKNSPAITTKASGEWVPLSIGKSELYLPLTFPTGQTFRWKETGPLQYTGVIGPHLVSLKQLENGDVGYHFHHTECEESARLALFDFLNLGISLSEIWEEFKVSDLRFCALASYLEGARVLRQEPLECLIQFLCSSNNNIGRITKMVNFLSSLGKYLGNVGGYDFHEFPEINRLAMVSETELREAGFGYRAKYIIGTVEALQSKPSGGLQWLAALRKLNLEEAVDALASLPGVGPKVAACIALFSLDQHHAIPVDTHVWQIATQYLIPELSGTRFTPKLCSRVADAFVCKYGKYAGWAQTLLFIAELPSQKAILPSRFCDAEKVKPAKSKERKKGAHNARSRSNVATARQE